The following are encoded in a window of Leptospira selangorensis genomic DNA:
- a CDS encoding ribonucleotide-diphosphate reductase subunit beta, producing the protein MQATRENPLLDENKNRFVILPIRHPMLWEMYKKHEASFWTAEEIDLSSDLSDWEKLADGERHFISHVLAFFAASDGIVNENLAVNFMREVQLPEARCFYGFQIAMENIHSETYSLLIDTYIRNPEEKEKLFRAAEHIPAVKKKADWALRWIDSSNFLERLIAFMAVEGIFFSGSFCSIFWLKKRGLLPGLTFSNELISRDEALHCEFACLLYKMSPEKLSRERVLEIIKSAVEIEQEFVTEALPVDLIGMNSGLMEAYIEFVADHWLNVLGYSKEYFTENPFDFMEMISLQGKTNFFEKRVGDYQKAGVKDSKNGKVFSLEEDF; encoded by the coding sequence ATGCAAGCAACTCGAGAAAATCCATTGTTGGACGAAAACAAAAACAGATTCGTGATACTTCCGATACGTCACCCGATGCTTTGGGAAATGTATAAAAAACACGAGGCAAGTTTTTGGACGGCGGAAGAGATCGATCTATCGAGCGACCTATCGGACTGGGAAAAACTGGCTGATGGAGAAAGGCATTTTATCTCGCATGTTCTGGCTTTTTTTGCGGCAAGTGATGGGATCGTGAATGAAAATCTGGCAGTGAACTTCATGAGAGAAGTTCAGTTGCCGGAAGCTCGTTGTTTTTACGGATTCCAAATTGCGATGGAAAATATCCATTCCGAAACTTATTCATTACTCATAGATACTTATATTCGAAATCCGGAAGAAAAGGAAAAACTCTTTCGTGCAGCCGAGCATATCCCCGCGGTGAAGAAAAAAGCTGATTGGGCCTTACGTTGGATAGATAGTTCAAATTTTTTAGAAAGACTGATCGCGTTTATGGCAGTGGAAGGAATCTTTTTCAGCGGAAGTTTCTGCTCCATCTTTTGGCTGAAAAAAAGAGGACTTCTACCCGGACTAACTTTCAGTAACGAACTCATTAGTAGAGATGAAGCACTACATTGTGAGTTCGCTTGTCTCCTATACAAAATGTCCCCCGAGAAATTATCGAGAGAACGAGTGTTGGAAATCATAAAATCGGCGGTAGAGATCGAGCAAGAATTCGTGACAGAAGCTCTTCCGGTAGATTTGATCGGAATGAATTCAGGGCTTATGGAAGCTTACATAGAATTCGTGGCGGATCATTGGTTAAACGTATTAGGATATTCGAAAGAATATTTCACAGAAAATCCTTTCGATTTCATGGAGATGATATCGCTGCAAGGAAAAACAAATTTCTTCGAAAAACGGGTCGGTGATTACCAAAAGGCCGGTGTGAAGGATTCCAAGAATGGCAAAGTGTTTTCGTTAGAAGAGGATTTTTAA
- the metE gene encoding 5-methyltetrahydropteroyltriglutamate--homocysteine S-methyltransferase produces MKTQNLGYPRIGSQRELKKAEEAYWSGKSSLDELLKVGKQIRIHNWKLQQSIGIDLIPSNDFSYYDQILDHSILFGNIPERYKAIEANQNLNAYDLYFAMARGYQKNGLDITAMEMTKWFDTNYHYIVPEFKKGQTFTLNSEKILREYQEAKELEIETKPVLVGPVSYLLLGKEKESGFHRLDLLESLLSKYLDLLKELAKQNVEWIQIDEPFLALDLDTRSKEAFHYAYSEISKVISSTSSKIMLTTYFEGLKENTRLAATLGTAGLHIDLIRSPEQLIEVLDHLDSKLILSLGIVDGRNIWKNDYSNSLIQIGKAVNKIGADRVFISPSCSLLHSPCDLDLETDSVKLTPEIKQWLSFSKQKLEEVATLAGLTSGISNENLPEKWNRNQAIQRSRQDSSLIHDLKVKERLRNISQKDMRRSNPFPSRKEKQKQSLNLPSFPTTTIGSFPQTSDVRSWRAKFKKGEITESEYTSLLKLETEKAVRWQEEVGLDVLVHGEFERNDMVEYFGEQLNGFAFTQNGWVQSYGSRCVKPPIVYGDVSRTGPMTVEWSRYAQSLTPLPVKGMLTGPVTILQWSFVRDDQPRWETCFQIGLAIRDEVVDLEKAGIRIIQIDEPAIREGLPLRKKDEAAYLDWAVKAFLLSASGVQDGTQIHTHMCYSEFNDILSNIADMDADVITIECSRSQMELLEAFGQFKYPNEIGPGVYDIHSPRVPSKIEMVKLLEKAKSVLPEDQIWVNPDCGLKTRGWEETKKALIEMVDAAKELRAVSK; encoded by the coding sequence ATGAAAACGCAAAACCTGGGCTATCCAAGAATCGGCAGCCAAAGAGAATTAAAAAAAGCAGAAGAAGCTTATTGGTCCGGAAAGTCATCTTTAGATGAACTGTTAAAAGTCGGAAAACAAATCCGTATCCATAACTGGAAATTACAGCAATCGATCGGAATCGATCTAATCCCCTCAAACGACTTTTCATATTATGATCAAATCTTAGATCATTCGATTCTTTTCGGTAATATCCCCGAAAGATATAAAGCCATCGAAGCGAATCAAAACCTTAATGCTTATGATCTCTACTTCGCAATGGCGAGAGGATATCAGAAGAACGGTTTAGATATCACCGCTATGGAGATGACTAAATGGTTCGATACGAATTATCATTATATCGTTCCTGAATTTAAGAAAGGTCAAACCTTCACTCTTAATTCTGAAAAAATTTTGCGGGAGTATCAGGAAGCGAAAGAACTAGAAATCGAAACGAAACCGGTCTTAGTAGGTCCAGTATCTTATCTACTTCTCGGAAAAGAAAAAGAGTCCGGCTTCCATAGGTTAGATCTTCTTGAAAGCTTACTTTCTAAATATTTGGACCTTCTAAAAGAATTAGCAAAACAAAACGTAGAATGGATCCAAATCGACGAACCATTCCTTGCTTTGGATTTAGATACAAGAAGTAAAGAAGCATTCCATTATGCTTACTCTGAAATCTCCAAAGTAATCTCCAGCACTTCTTCCAAGATCATGTTAACCACTTACTTCGAAGGTCTAAAAGAGAATACTCGATTAGCAGCTACTTTAGGAACGGCCGGTTTACATATAGACTTGATTCGTTCTCCTGAACAATTAATAGAAGTATTAGATCATCTCGATTCTAAATTAATTCTTTCTTTAGGAATTGTAGATGGGAGGAATATTTGGAAAAACGACTATTCTAATTCTCTAATACAAATTGGAAAAGCGGTAAATAAAATTGGCGCCGATCGAGTTTTTATTTCTCCTTCTTGCTCCCTACTTCACTCCCCTTGCGATCTCGATCTGGAAACGGATTCCGTAAAACTTACACCTGAGATAAAACAATGGCTTTCTTTCTCTAAACAAAAATTGGAAGAAGTTGCTACTCTCGCCGGTTTGACTTCCGGAATTTCAAATGAAAATCTTCCTGAAAAATGGAATAGGAACCAAGCAATCCAAAGAAGCCGCCAAGATTCCTCTCTCATTCATGACCTTAAAGTAAAGGAAAGATTGCGAAACATATCCCAAAAAGATATGAGAAGATCTAATCCATTTCCCTCCAGAAAGGAAAAACAAAAACAATCCTTAAATCTTCCTAGTTTTCCTACGACTACAATCGGTTCGTTTCCTCAAACCTCCGATGTGCGCTCTTGGAGAGCTAAATTTAAAAAAGGGGAAATTACAGAATCAGAATATACTTCCCTGTTAAAACTTGAAACTGAAAAAGCTGTGCGATGGCAGGAAGAAGTCGGACTAGACGTTTTGGTCCATGGAGAATTCGAAAGAAACGATATGGTCGAATACTTCGGAGAACAACTAAACGGTTTCGCTTTCACGCAAAACGGCTGGGTCCAAAGTTACGGATCTCGTTGTGTAAAGCCTCCTATCGTTTATGGTGACGTTTCCAGAACCGGGCCAATGACTGTTGAATGGAGTCGTTATGCACAATCTCTGACCCCCCTTCCAGTAAAGGGGATGCTTACTGGCCCTGTCACAATTCTGCAATGGTCTTTCGTTAGAGACGATCAGCCTAGATGGGAAACCTGCTTTCAGATCGGCTTAGCAATTAGAGACGAAGTAGTAGATTTAGAAAAAGCAGGAATTCGAATTATACAAATCGATGAACCTGCAATACGTGAAGGTCTTCCACTTCGAAAAAAAGATGAAGCAGCTTACTTGGATTGGGCAGTGAAAGCGTTTCTTCTTTCTGCAAGCGGAGTACAAGACGGGACACAAATCCACACACATATGTGTTATTCCGAGTTTAATGATATTCTATCAAATATCGCGGACATGGATGCGGACGTGATCACGATAGAATGTTCCAGATCTCAAATGGAATTATTGGAAGCATTCGGACAATTCAAATACCCGAACGAAATAGGTCCCGGTGTTTACGATATCCATTCTCCGAGAGTCCCCTCCAAAATTGAAATGGTGAAACTATTGGAAAAAGCCAAATCCGTTCTTCCCGAAGATCAGATTTGGGTAAATCCAGATTGTGGCTTAAAGACTAGAGGATGGGAAGAAACCAAAAAAGCTCTCATCGAAATGGTAGATGCTGCAAAAGAACTAAGAGCCGTGTCAAAATAA
- a CDS encoding HpcH/HpaI aldolase/citrate lyase family protein: MSTSLEQTLYRPRRSLLFVPGWKKRYLEKSKELDVDSLIFDWEESVPPQEKENARHLVEETLGSFEFSKRERIIRINHWQSPWFQEDLQTLKKIRPDSVIIPGIQTAEDISFVLEKINSVLPNLPVLVLIEHAKAVLQAESILKTSEQILALVLENNSLSASLKLYPSSEREGLLFSLSHLVLVCRAYQRIVIDGAYLNYTQPETFELHCRQARNLGFDGKTIIHPNQILYANEAFRPKDSEVVRAEKIVSALEQTKREGFAICVVEGHVIEPIEVENANRILSLHRILQNRSEGEIFA; this comes from the coding sequence ATGAGCACTTCTCTTGAACAAACCTTATACAGACCGAGACGATCCCTATTATTCGTACCTGGATGGAAAAAACGTTATTTAGAAAAATCTAAAGAACTGGATGTGGATTCTCTCATTTTCGATTGGGAAGAATCAGTTCCTCCTCAAGAGAAAGAGAACGCGAGACATTTGGTAGAAGAAACATTAGGCTCCTTCGAGTTTTCTAAAAGAGAAAGAATCATTCGTATCAATCATTGGCAATCTCCTTGGTTCCAAGAAGACTTACAGACTTTAAAAAAGATAAGGCCTGATTCCGTAATTATTCCAGGAATCCAAACCGCCGAAGATATCAGTTTTGTTCTGGAAAAAATAAATTCCGTCTTACCAAATTTACCCGTTCTAGTTTTAATCGAACATGCGAAAGCAGTATTACAGGCTGAATCTATCTTAAAAACTTCGGAACAAATACTCGCACTAGTATTAGAGAACAATTCCCTATCAGCGAGCCTAAAACTTTATCCTTCTTCTGAAAGAGAAGGACTTCTTTTTTCCTTATCACATTTGGTCTTAGTTTGTAGAGCATATCAAAGAATTGTAATAGATGGTGCTTATCTAAACTACACCCAACCGGAAACTTTCGAACTTCATTGTAGGCAAGCTCGAAATTTAGGTTTCGATGGAAAGACAATCATTCATCCTAACCAAATCCTATACGCAAATGAAGCATTTCGCCCAAAAGACTCAGAAGTAGTCCGAGCAGAAAAGATCGTTTCCGCTTTAGAACAAACAAAACGCGAGGGATTCGCGATCTGTGTAGTAGAAGGCCATGTTATAGAACCGATCGAAGTGGAGAATGCGAACAGAATTCTCTCTTTGCACCGAATCCTGCAAAATCGATCAGAAGGTGAAATTTTTGCTTGA
- a CDS encoding fumarate hydratase encodes MRRIPESHITEAIFRALQYISAYHSPDFIESMTRAWKKEESSAAKNAIGQILKNSKMAAIGFRPICQDTGIVVVFVEIGTKVWIDTELSLQDLINEGVRKAYTSPENPLRASVVKNPESNRINTKDNTPAVIHMESIPGDEIHFWVAAKGGGSENKAKFAVLNPSDSIVDWVLQKIPEMGAGWCPPGVLGIGIGGTPEKAMLLAKRSLLDPIDIDKLNDSDPVQKLRKEIYTKANSLGIGAQGLGGLTTVLDVKIRTYPTHAASLPIALIPNCAATRHIHFSLNGETIPDFIPPPIQTWPDMEEDSRTESKIVDLDSLTSDSILDWKAGDRLLLRGTLLTGRDAAHKKIVELLREGKSLPVDLRGKFLYYVGPVDKKPGSDEVVGPAGPTTSTRMDKFTEEILETGILGMIGKAERGNQTVELLKNKKRAYLIAVGGAAYLVSKAIRSSEVIAFPELGMEAIHKFEVFDMPVLVAVDTSGNSIHKTGPAYWKQKIEIANATEKG; translated from the coding sequence ATGAGAAGGATCCCGGAAAGTCATATCACCGAGGCAATTTTTCGTGCCTTACAATATATCTCTGCCTATCATTCTCCTGATTTCATAGAGTCCATGACAAGAGCCTGGAAAAAGGAAGAATCTTCTGCAGCAAAAAATGCAATCGGGCAAATATTAAAAAATTCTAAAATGGCTGCGATCGGCTTCAGACCGATTTGCCAGGATACTGGGATAGTAGTGGTTTTCGTAGAGATCGGAACAAAGGTCTGGATAGACACAGAACTTTCATTGCAAGATCTGATCAACGAAGGTGTCAGAAAAGCCTACACTTCCCCGGAAAATCCACTTAGAGCCTCCGTAGTAAAAAACCCCGAAAGTAACAGGATCAATACGAAAGATAATACTCCTGCAGTGATCCATATGGAATCCATACCGGGAGACGAGATCCATTTCTGGGTGGCTGCAAAAGGTGGAGGATCCGAAAACAAAGCCAAATTTGCAGTATTAAACCCGAGTGATAGTATCGTAGATTGGGTCCTTCAAAAAATTCCTGAAATGGGCGCCGGATGGTGTCCTCCAGGTGTATTGGGAATCGGGATCGGTGGAACTCCTGAAAAAGCGATGCTTCTTGCCAAACGTTCCTTACTAGATCCAATTGATATAGACAAGCTGAATGATTCTGATCCTGTCCAAAAGTTAAGAAAGGAAATTTATACAAAAGCAAACTCCCTCGGAATCGGAGCACAAGGACTCGGAGGACTTACAACCGTTCTGGATGTAAAAATCAGAACTTATCCTACCCATGCTGCTTCTCTTCCAATTGCATTAATACCGAACTGTGCGGCAACCAGACATATTCATTTTTCATTAAATGGAGAAACCATACCAGATTTCATTCCTCCACCTATCCAAACATGGCCGGATATGGAAGAAGATTCGAGAACAGAATCTAAAATCGTTGATCTCGATTCATTAACTTCTGACTCAATTTTGGATTGGAAAGCAGGAGATCGCCTCCTTCTAAGAGGAACCTTACTTACCGGTAGAGATGCAGCTCACAAAAAGATCGTGGAACTTCTGAGAGAAGGTAAATCTCTTCCAGTCGACCTAAGAGGAAAATTTTTGTATTACGTAGGTCCCGTGGATAAAAAACCGGGAAGCGATGAAGTTGTCGGACCTGCAGGCCCAACTACTTCCACTCGAATGGATAAGTTCACCGAAGAAATTTTAGAAACGGGGATCTTAGGGATGATCGGAAAAGCGGAAAGAGGAAATCAAACTGTGGAACTTTTGAAGAACAAAAAAAGAGCATACCTAATCGCAGTAGGAGGAGCAGCTTATTTAGTATCTAAGGCAATCCGCTCATCCGAGGTCATTGCGTTTCCCGAATTAGGAATGGAAGCAATTCATAAATTTGAAGTATTCGATATGCCAGTGCTAGTTGCAGTTGATACCTCCGGGAATTCTATTCATAAGACCGGCCCAGCCTACTGGAAACAAAAAATCGAAATAGCAAATGCAACGGAAAAAGGTTAA
- a CDS encoding acyl-CoA synthetase, translated as MKDYTKVPEYFNIGVAVTDSHLGTPIENRDALIVEEPGEKPQVCTFKELSILSSKFATILRNLHIGEGFRVLIRLPNSVAYPTTFYGTMKAGAVAVPTSTLLTPKEVGYLASDSGAKVLVIDKKSWPQFSEELSGNSELEFVFLTGEGPLPPFKNGIKIFDLSESLDQSFQIAEPVRTKSSDPAYLVYTSGTTGYPKGVLHAHRALIGRQPASEFWFHFQDHDKILHSGKFNWTYVLGTALMDPMFRGHTVIAFEGKNDVSTWLELIAKYECTIFIGVPTIYRQILQKTNATKADVPSLRYGMCAGEHLTDEVLKEWQTRFKLPIYEGLGMSEFSYYISQNRYSLIRPGSAGKIQPGHKVKLVDSDFHEVPPGEEGMIVVSEEDPGLFLEYWRLPEENKSSRKNGYFLTGDYAKLDEDGYIWFVGRKDDIINTFGYRVSPYEIERVMKSHPAISECVALGEDIGNSKVLVSLCVLLLPDTQVSESELIAFGKERLAEYKAPKKVHFFSEFPRTKNGKVLRKELALKIQPAENNPARG; from the coding sequence ATGAAAGATTATACAAAGGTTCCTGAATATTTCAATATAGGGGTAGCAGTAACAGACTCACACCTGGGAACTCCGATCGAAAACAGAGATGCACTCATAGTGGAAGAACCGGGAGAAAAACCCCAGGTCTGCACTTTTAAAGAACTGTCGATCCTTTCTTCTAAGTTTGCAACTATATTAAGAAATTTACATATAGGAGAAGGTTTTAGGGTGCTGATCCGCCTACCTAACTCAGTCGCTTACCCTACAACATTTTACGGAACGATGAAAGCAGGTGCCGTTGCTGTTCCCACTTCTACCTTATTAACTCCGAAGGAAGTAGGTTATTTAGCTTCCGACTCGGGAGCAAAAGTGCTCGTTATAGATAAAAAATCTTGGCCTCAATTTTCGGAAGAGTTATCTGGAAATTCCGAATTAGAATTCGTTTTTCTAACGGGAGAAGGTCCTCTCCCTCCTTTCAAAAACGGAATTAAGATTTTTGATCTATCCGAAAGCCTGGATCAATCCTTCCAGATTGCCGAACCTGTTCGCACTAAGTCTTCTGATCCAGCCTACTTAGTATATACATCAGGCACAACAGGTTATCCGAAAGGAGTATTACACGCACATCGTGCTTTAATAGGTAGACAACCCGCAAGCGAGTTCTGGTTCCATTTCCAGGATCACGACAAGATCCTTCATTCTGGGAAGTTCAATTGGACTTACGTCTTAGGAACCGCACTCATGGACCCGATGTTTAGAGGACATACCGTGATCGCATTCGAAGGAAAGAATGACGTATCGACATGGCTGGAATTGATCGCGAAATATGAATGCACAATTTTCATAGGTGTCCCTACAATTTACAGACAAATATTACAAAAAACAAATGCAACTAAGGCAGATGTGCCCTCTCTACGTTACGGAATGTGCGCTGGGGAACATCTTACAGACGAAGTATTGAAAGAATGGCAAACCAGATTTAAACTTCCTATCTATGAGGGTTTAGGTATGTCCGAGTTCTCGTATTATATTTCACAAAATAGATACTCCCTCATTCGGCCGGGATCCGCGGGAAAGATCCAACCCGGTCATAAGGTCAAACTCGTAGATTCTGATTTTCATGAAGTCCCTCCCGGAGAGGAAGGAATGATCGTGGTCTCAGAGGAGGATCCCGGCCTATTTTTGGAATATTGGAGACTCCCGGAAGAGAATAAATCCTCCAGAAAGAATGGATACTTCTTAACAGGCGATTATGCGAAACTGGATGAAGATGGATATATCTGGTTCGTTGGAAGAAAAGATGATATCATCAACACATTCGGATACAGGGTATCTCCTTACGAAATAGAAAGAGTGATGAAATCACATCCTGCAATTTCGGAATGCGTTGCCTTGGGCGAAGATATTGGAAATTCGAAAGTGCTCGTTTCTTTATGTGTCCTTCTACTACCGGATACGCAAGTTTCAGAATCGGAATTGATCGCATTCGGAAAGGAAAGGCTCGCAGAATACAAGGCTCCCAAAAAGGTCCATTTCTTCTCAGAGTTTCCAAGAACCAAAAATGGAAAAGTGCTTAGAAAAGAATTGGCACTTAAGATCCAACCCGCTGAGAACAATCCAGCGAGAGGATAA
- a CDS encoding HpcH/HpaI aldolase/citrate lyase family protein, translating to MNPKLKNEPNSTISHFENPEPGPFHKKILNMRWPGIQLYYPPVKFIPKESKYEDLETAADRLNRIALHTRAHTLLFDLEDGCARKALSRELLRKEIHIFSERKFQTAIRINPFLTEEYEEDLLLLKDIGEFVDVVVLAKAGEQYGTAEIRDLSSYLVEINPSATVQPIIEHPRSLKLAAEMMQFSTVQHLIFGIHDFSKAMAIHISPENWLEELKPYLYDLLIEARQAGRGIIGGVDPMINGEGLPDNAQEASDVRRWLDLRGDKASRIVFEHATKEMSLGLTGKQVIHPNHINLCRAAFVPSPGEVKRNIRILEAATDAGALLGGAIRFEGEMLDPPMFGKALQVLLRAKSLGELPEGGERFVLSVLKNLPNRVVLENWPYAGFN from the coding sequence GTGAATCCTAAACTAAAAAACGAACCAAATTCTACGATCTCTCATTTTGAGAATCCGGAACCTGGGCCATTTCATAAAAAAATCTTAAATATGAGATGGCCTGGTATCCAACTCTATTATCCTCCGGTGAAATTCATTCCGAAGGAATCCAAATACGAAGATCTGGAAACCGCAGCAGATAGATTGAATAGGATTGCTCTTCATACAAGAGCGCATACACTTCTATTCGATCTGGAAGATGGATGCGCCAGAAAAGCATTGAGCAGGGAACTTCTCCGAAAAGAGATCCATATTTTCTCCGAAAGAAAATTCCAAACAGCGATACGGATCAATCCCTTCTTAACGGAAGAATATGAAGAAGACCTGCTCTTATTAAAAGATATAGGTGAATTCGTAGATGTGGTCGTTCTTGCGAAGGCTGGAGAACAATATGGAACGGCTGAAATACGTGACTTGTCCTCGTATTTAGTTGAAATTAATCCTTCTGCAACCGTCCAGCCTATTATTGAACATCCTCGCTCTTTAAAGCTCGCTGCAGAGATGATGCAATTTTCTACGGTCCAACATCTCATTTTTGGAATACATGATTTTTCTAAAGCAATGGCAATTCATATCAGTCCGGAGAACTGGTTAGAAGAATTAAAACCTTATCTTTACGATCTTCTAATAGAAGCAAGACAGGCTGGAAGAGGAATTATAGGTGGAGTTGATCCGATGATCAATGGAGAAGGCCTTCCGGACAATGCACAAGAAGCCTCTGACGTTCGAAGATGGTTGGATCTAAGAGGAGACAAAGCTTCCAGGATCGTATTCGAACATGCTACTAAAGAAATGTCCTTAGGACTCACCGGAAAACAAGTCATTCATCCGAATCATATCAATTTATGTAGAGCCGCATTCGTTCCTTCCCCTGGAGAAGTAAAAAGAAATATCCGAATATTGGAAGCGGCCACGGATGCAGGAGCTTTATTGGGAGGTGCGATCCGTTTCGAAGGCGAAATGTTAGATCCACCAATGTTTGGAAAAGCCTTACAAGTTTTGCTTAGAGCAAAGTCTTTAGGAGAATTACCTGAAGGCGGAGAAAGATTCGTCCTCTCCGTATTGAAAAACCTTCCCAATCGAGTCGTTTTAGAAAATTGGCCTTATGCGGGTTTTAATTAA
- a CDS encoding bifunctional 2-methylcitrate dehydratase/aconitate hydratase, producing MSATIQNIKQEPDKVITDIVDYVFNYEIKSELAYETARNCLIDTLGCGLEALEYPACTKLLGPVVPGVKVRNGAKVPGTPYELDPVQAAWNIGAMIRWLDFNDTWLAAEWGHPSDNLGGILAAADWVSRNSISVGGKPLLMKDVLTAMIKAHEIQGCIALENSFNKVGLDHVLLVKVASTAVASQLLGLTKEEAVNAVSLAWVDGQSLRTYRHAPNTGSRKSWAAGDATSRAVRLALIAKTGEMGYPSALTAKTWGFYDVLFNGKPFQFQREYGSYVMENVLFKISFPAEFHSQTAVEAAMQIHNELKNRGNSAEDIKEIKIRTHEACIRIIDKKGPLHNPADRDHCIQYMVAVPILFGRLAASDYEDSVASDPKIDLLREKIICEEAPEFTKDYHNPEKRSIANALTVTLKDGTILDEVVVEYPIGHKRRRKDGIPLLEAKFRKNLSRRFSEKQRKAILEVSLDQKKLEATPVHEYVDLYVDPTLGIHLN from the coding sequence ATGAGCGCTACTATTCAAAATATCAAACAAGAACCAGACAAAGTAATTACAGATATCGTGGATTACGTTTTCAATTATGAAATCAAGAGCGAACTTGCTTACGAAACTGCAAGAAACTGTTTGATCGATACATTAGGATGCGGCTTGGAAGCTTTAGAATATCCTGCTTGTACGAAATTATTAGGACCGGTAGTTCCTGGAGTTAAAGTCAGAAACGGAGCAAAAGTTCCAGGAACTCCTTACGAATTAGATCCTGTCCAAGCCGCATGGAATATCGGAGCAATGATCCGCTGGTTGGATTTTAACGATACATGGCTCGCTGCAGAATGGGGACATCCCTCCGACAACTTAGGAGGAATTCTTGCGGCCGCCGATTGGGTTTCTAGGAACTCTATCTCGGTAGGAGGAAAACCTCTTTTGATGAAGGATGTTTTAACAGCAATGATCAAGGCTCATGAGATCCAAGGTTGTATCGCATTAGAAAATTCTTTTAATAAAGTCGGATTAGATCATGTGCTTTTAGTAAAAGTGGCATCAACTGCAGTTGCATCACAACTTTTAGGTCTTACTAAAGAAGAAGCGGTCAACGCAGTTTCTCTTGCATGGGTAGACGGTCAAAGTTTAAGAACATATAGACATGCTCCGAATACCGGGTCTAGAAAATCCTGGGCGGCAGGCGATGCAACTTCCAGAGCCGTACGACTTGCACTCATCGCTAAAACGGGAGAGATGGGATATCCTTCTGCATTAACCGCTAAGACCTGGGGATTCTATGATGTTCTATTCAATGGAAAACCTTTTCAATTCCAAAGAGAATATGGATCTTACGTAATGGAGAATGTACTCTTCAAAATTTCTTTCCCTGCCGAGTTCCATAGCCAAACCGCAGTAGAAGCTGCGATGCAAATCCATAACGAATTAAAAAACAGAGGAAATTCTGCAGAAGATATCAAAGAAATCAAGATACGCACACATGAAGCATGTATTCGGATCATAGATAAAAAAGGACCTCTTCACAATCCCGCAGATAGAGATCATTGTATCCAATACATGGTGGCAGTTCCTATTCTATTCGGAAGATTAGCTGCATCCGATTACGAAGATTCGGTAGCTTCTGATCCAAAGATAGATTTACTTAGAGAAAAAATAATCTGCGAAGAAGCTCCTGAATTTACCAAAGACTATCACAATCCGGAAAAACGTTCTATTGCAAACGCACTTACTGTGACCTTAAAAGATGGAACCATCTTAGACGAGGTTGTGGTGGAATATCCGATCGGTCATAAGAGAAGAAGAAAAGATGGCATCCCTCTTTTAGAAGCAAAGTTTAGAAAAAACTTAAGTAGAAGGTTTTCCGAAAAGCAAAGAAAAGCAATCTTAGAAGTTTCACTTGATCAGAAAAAGTTAGAAGCTACTCCAGTGCATGAATACGTAGATCTATACGTGGATCCGACATTGGGAATTCACCTGAATTGA